A region of Schistosoma mansoni strain Puerto Rico chromosome 1, complete genome DNA encodes the following proteins:
- a CDS encoding putative ubiquitin-conjugating enzyme E2 G, which translates to MCTSLSALSLKKQLYELNKSATEGFSAGLVDEDNIFKWRVLIIGPPDTLYEGGCFHAELDFPQDYPERPPKMRFVTDIWHPNIAQDGDVCISILHHPGKDLWGYERPEERWLPVHTVETIITSVISMLAEPNPDSPANDFAEFKRKVCRCVRMSQERLE; encoded by the exons ATGTGTACTTCATTATCTGCTCTCTCGCTAAAAAAACAGTTATATG AACTGAACAAAAGCGCAACTGAAGGTTTTTCGGCGGGCTTGGTTGATGAGGACAATATTTTCAAATGGAGAGTGCTTATCATTGGCCCACCAGACACTCTTTA TGAGGGTGGTTGTTTTCATGCAGAGCTGGACTTCCCACAAGATTACCCCGAGCGCCCTCCTAAAATGCGGTTCGTGACTGATATCTGGCATCCAAATATTGCTCAAGACGGAGATGTTTGCATCTCTATTCTTCATCACCCCGGAAAAGATTTGTGGGGTTATGAAAGGCCTGAGGAAAGATGGCTTCCTGTGCATACTgtagaaacaattattacttCTGTTATTTCGATGCTTGCTGAGCCTAATCCTGACAGTCCTGCCAAT GATTTTGCGGAGTTCAAGAGAAAAGTATGTCGGTGTGTAAGGATGAGCCAAGAACGTcttgaatga
- a CDS encoding putative ubiquitin-conjugating enzyme E2 G, translating into MCTSLSALSLKKQLYELNKSATEGFSAGLVDEDNIFKWRVLIIGPPDTLYEGGCFHAELDFPQDYPERPPKMRFVTDIWHPNIAQDGDVCISILHHPGKDLWGYERPEERWLPVHTVETIITSVISMLAEPNPDSPANVDAAKEFREDFAEFKRKVCRCVRMSQERLE; encoded by the exons ATGTGTACTTCATTATCTGCTCTCTCGCTAAAAAAACAGTTATATG AACTGAACAAAAGCGCAACTGAAGGTTTTTCGGCGGGCTTGGTTGATGAGGACAATATTTTCAAATGGAGAGTGCTTATCATTGGCCCACCAGACACTCTTTA TGAGGGTGGTTGTTTTCATGCAGAGCTGGACTTCCCACAAGATTACCCCGAGCGCCCTCCTAAAATGCGGTTCGTGACTGATATCTGGCATCCAAATATTGCTCAAGACGGAGATGTTTGCATCTCTATTCTTCATCACCCCGGAAAAGATTTGTGGGGTTATGAAAGGCCTGAGGAAAGATGGCTTCCTGTGCATACTgtagaaacaattattacttCTGTTATTTCGATGCTTGCTGAGCCTAATCCTGACAGTCCTGCCAATGTGGATGCAGCT AAGGAATTTAGGGAGGATTTTGCGGAGTTCAAGAGAAAAGTATGTCGGTGTGTAAGGATGAGCCAAGAACGTcttgaatga